GACCCCATGGAATCCTTCGTCCACCTGCGTAAAGGCACCACACCGCGGCGCCTGCACGCCGACCTCGAGGGACTCAAAGACGACGAACTGGGCCGCGGTGGCTTCGTCGGGCGCACCGCCAACCTCTACCGCCGCCACGACCCGACCGCCTACCGTGCCGAGGGCCCCCTGCGCCCGGTCGACGTGCTCACCGATCAACTCGGCCCCACCGACGCCGAGGACCCGGCGGGCACCCCGCTGCGGTTGTTCCACAACGCCGACTGCCAGCTCTCGCTGTCGCGCCGCGCCGCGGCCATGCCGTTTTTCATCCGCTACGTCGACGGCGACCTGCTGTGCTTCGTCCACGCCGGAACCGGGGTGCTGCAGACCGAATTCGGGCCGCTGCCCTACCGGACCGGCGACTGGGTCTACCTGCCCAAGGCGACCACCTGGCGCCAGCTGCCCGACGCCGCGACGACCCTGCTGATGATCCAGGCCACCGACGAGTTCCGCGTGCCCCCGGCGGGTCCGCTGGGCCGGCACTTCCCGTTCGACCCGTCGCAGGTGTCGATCCCCGACCCCGCCCCGTGCGACGACGAGCCGATCGCGGCGGGCCGCGAGGACTATCCGGTACGACTGGTCCACGACGGCGGACCGACCACGCTGCACTACCGGCACCACCCCCTCGACGTCGAAGGTTGGCGCGGCGACAACTTCGCATTCACCTTCAACATCGCCGACTACAACGTGATCACCTCCGACTCGGTGCACCTGCCGCCGACCGTGCACCTGTTCATGCAGGCCACCGGAGTGTATGTGATGAACTTCCTGCCCAAACGCGCCGAGAACGTGCCCGGAACCGAGCGCACCCCGTGGTATCACCGCAATGTCGACTACGACGAGATCGCGTTCTTCCACGGCGGCTCGCTCAACGGCATCCCGATGCCACCCGGGCTGATCAGCCACGCGCCGCAGGGCGTGCACCACGGCGCGCCGGAAGCAGCCCGCGAGCGTTCCCGCCGCAAGTTCGACGAGTACGACCGCGTCGACTGGCAGGTGATCGCGGTGGACACCCGCCGCCGCCTGACCCCCGCCCCCGAAATCCTCGCCAACGACCTGGGACAACACGCATGAGCACACCGGTGAAACACGACTACGACCGCATCCCGTACCTGGTGGCCTACCAGAACACCTCCGGGGTGCGCGATGTCTACGGCGGCATCGCCGAACTGGTGGTGCTGGAGAGCTATCTACTCAAACCGACAGACCACCCCAGCGACACCGTGCTGATGTTCATGCACCCGATCGGCGGCGGCGCATACCTGCCGATGATCAACGCGCTGGCCCGCGCCGGTCACCATGTCATCTACTGCAACAGCCGTTTTCGCGGCACCGACTCCGCACTGCAGATGGAGAAGGTCGTCCAGGACCTCGGTGAGGCGATCAAGGACGCCAAGAACCGGCTCGGCTACACCAAGGTGGTGCTGGCCGGCTGGAGCGGCGGCGGATCGCTGTCGATGTTCTACCAGCAGCAGGCGCACAACCCGACCGTGACCGCCAGCCCGTCCGGCGACGGGCCGGACCTCACGCGCCTCGGTCTGATCCCCGCCGACGGCATCATGCTGCTGGCCGCCCACATCAGCCGCCACGGCACGCTCACCGAGTGGCTCGACGCCTCCATCCTCGACGAAACCGATCCGACCAAACGCGACCCGGAACTGGACCTGTACAACCCGGACAACCCCAACCAGCCGCCATACAGCGAGGAGTTCCTCACCCGGTACCGGGCCGCCCAGATCGCACGCAACCGACGCATCACCGCCTGGGTGAAAGACAAACTCGCCGAACTGAAGTCGGCCGGCCGCAACGACGAGGAGTTCGGTTTCGTCGTGCACGGCACCATGGCCGACCCGCGCTGGTTGGACCCGACCGTCGACCCCAACGAACGCACACCGGGGACCTGCTATCTCGGTGACCCGCGGGTGGTCAACATGAGCCCGATCGGGCTGGGCCGATTCTGTTCGCTGCGCAGCTGGCTGTCGCAGTGGAGCTACGACGACGCCAACGGCGACGGCATCGAATGCGGCAAAGACATCGCGGTTCCGGCACTGGTGATCGGCAACCTCGCCGACGACGCCTGCACCCCCAGCCACACCCGCCGGCTCTATGAGGGGATCGCCCATCAGGACAAGGAGATCCACGAGATCCCGGGCGCCAACCACTACTACGCGGGCCCCGACCAACGCGACACGCTGCGCCAGGCGGTGGGCATCGTCACCGACTGGCTCACTCGCCATGGGTTCGCCACCGACACGGCGGGCTCGGCGTGAGCGCGCCCGGCGCACTCGACGGGATCCGCGTGCTCGAGCTGGGCACGTTGATCTCCGGGCCGTTCGCCGGGCGCCTGCTCGGCGACATGGGTGCCGAGGTGATCAAGATCGAGCTGCCCGGCAAACCGGACCCGCTGCGCACCTGGGGTCAGGCCGAACGGGACGGCCAGCATTTCTTCTGGACCGTACACGCGCGCAACAAGAAGGCCGCCACCTTGGATCTGCGCCACCCGCGCGGGCGCCGGCTGTTCTTGCAGCTGGTCACCGAATCCGACGTGATCGTGGAGAACTTCCGCCCCGGCACCCTGGAACGCTGGGATCTCGGCTACGACGTGCTGCGCGAACACAACCGCGGCATCGTCTTGGTCCGGGTCTCCGGCTACGGGCAGACCGGTCCCGACGCCGGCAAGGCCGGCTACGCCTCGGTCGCCGAGGCCACCAGCGGCTTGCGCCACATGAACGGCTTCCCCGGCGGCCCGCCGCCGCGGCTGGCGCTGTCCCTCGGCGACAGCCTGGCCGGCATGTTCGCCGCCCAGGGGGCGCTGGCGGCGCTGTACCGGCGCACCGTCACCGGCGCGGGCCAGGTGGTCGACGTCGCGCTGACCGAATCCTGCCTGGCGATCCAGGAATCCACCATCCCCGACTACGACGTGGGCGGGGTCGTCCGCGGGCCGTCGGGCACGCGACTGGAGGGCATTGCACCGTCGAACATCTACCGGTCCGCGGACGGCAGCTGGGTGGTGATCGCCGCCAACCAGGACAGCGTGTTCGCCCGGCTCTGCGCAGCGATGGGACAGCCGGAGCTGGCCGACGACCCCCGCTTCGTCGACCACGGCGCCCGCGGACGCCACCAAGACGAACTCGACGACATCATCGGCGCCTGGGCGGCCGGGCGCGCCCCGGACGACATCATCGCCACGCTCAGCGACGCCGGGGTGATCGCCGGGCCGATCAACACCGTCGCCGAGGTCGTCGCCGACCCGCAACTGCAGGCCCGCGGCATGATCGCCGACCACTTCGACGACCGCCTCGGGCGTAACGTGAAAGGCCCCGGGATCATGCCGCTGCTCTCCGAATCCCCCGGCGCGATCCGCCGCGCCGGATCGGCTAGGCCCGGCCAGGACAACGCCGAGGTGTTCGCCGACCTGCTGGGTGTGGCCGCCGAGGAACTCGAATCGCTGCGCGCCGAGGGGGTGCTATGACCACCACAGCGACCACCACAGCGACCACCACAGCGACAGCGTTGCCCCGCCGCGTCACGATCCGCGAGGTGGCGCTGCGCGACGGGCTGCAGAACGAGAAACCGGTGGCGCTGTCCGCCAAACTCGACCTGTTGGCCGCGATCGCGGCGACCGGGGTCACCGAGGTGGAGGCCACCGCGTTCGTCTCCCCGTCGAAGGTGCCCGCGATGGCCGACGCCGCGGAGATGGCCGAGGCACTCACCTCCTTTCCCGACATCGCGTTCTCGGCGCTGGTCGCCAGCCCCAACGGGGCGCGTCGCGCGATCGCCGCAGGCCTGAACGACGTGCAGTTCGTGGTGGCGGCCACCGACGAGTTCAGCCGGGCCAACGTGGGACGCTCCAGCGCCGAGGCCGTCGCCCAGATCGCGGAGATCACCGCGATCGCCCACGACGCCGACACCACCGTCGAGGTGATCGTCGCGACCTCGTGGGACTGCCCGTTCGCGGGCCCCACCCCCCCGTCGCGGGTGGTCGACATCGCCGCCGCGGCCCGCGAGGCCGGGGTGGACCGACTCGCGATCGCCGACACCATCGGCACCACCAGCCCGCGGCGGGTGAGCACACTGATCGACGCGCTGCGCCCGGTCATCGCCGACCTGCCGCTGGGGGCCCATTTCCACAACACCCGCGGCGCCGGCCTGGCCAGCGCCTACGCCGCGGTCACGGCCGGGGTGACCCGGCTGGATGCCTCGGTCGGCGGGCTGGGCGGGTGCCCGTTCGCCCCCGGAGCCACCGGCAACATCGCCACCGAGGATCTGGTGTATCTGCTGCGCGACAGCGGAGTCGACACCGGAATCGATCTCGACGCCGCGATCCACGCCGCCGACGTCGCCCGCCGGGTCGTCGACCACGACCTGCCCAGCGCACTGCTGCGGGCCGGGGACCGGCGTCGAGAGTAGCCCCGCCGATGCCCGCACCCACCCTGAGCACCAAGGGCCGACAGACTCGATCGGCTCTGGAACAATCCGCACGTAAACTCTTCGCCGAAAGAGGTTTTCACGGAACGACGCTGGCGGACATCACCACGGCGGCCGGGCGTTCACCGGCGGTGTTCTACCGGTACTTCACCGACAAGGAAGACCTGCTGGCTGCGCTCGCCGAATCGTTCCTGCACGACGTCGTCGCCCCCTCGAGCCTGACCGTGGCCCTACCGGAATCCCCCTCCGACACCGAGTTTTTCACTGCGACCGTCACCGCCTACTGGAACACCTTCAAACAACACATTGGGATCATGATCGCGGTGGCGCAGTTGGCGGCCACCCAGCAGCGGTTCGCCGCGGTGCAAAACGAGTTCCGCCGGTTCGGCATGGACATCGTCGCCGCCTCGGTGCGCCACGCCCAGACGCAGGGCTACGGTCAAGATCTCGATCCCGAACCGACCGCCGCGGCGATCGCGCTGCTGTTCGAGAACTTCACCACCGTCTTCGCCGGGTCGTCGAGCCTCGGCGTGTCGGTCAGCGACGCCGAAGCGGTGACGACCCTGGCCACCATCTGGAAGAAGACCCTGTACGGCGGCTAACCCGGAGAGGAACCGAGTGCCCGTGGATTTCACCCTGCCCGACCATCTGCCCGCGCTGCTGGCCGAGATGGACACGTTCATCGACACTGAGATCGCCCCGCTGCAGGCCGACCACATGCAGTATTTCGACCACCGCCGCGAGTTCGCCCGCACCGACCTCGACAACGGCGGAACCCCGGCACGCGCATGGGAGGACCTGCTCGACGAGATGCGCCGACGCGCCGACCGGGCGGGGTGGCTGCGCTACAGTCTGCCGTCGTCGCTGGGCGGCCGCGACGGCACCAACCTGGACATGGCGGTCATCCGCGAACACCTGGCGCACAAGGGCCTCGGGCTGCACAACGACCTGCAGGACGAGTCGTCGATCGTGGGCAACTTCCCCCAGGTGATCATGATGGAACGCTTCGGCACCGCCGCGCAGCGCGCGCAATGGTCGGAGGCCCTGATCACCGGGGAGCGCTCGATGGCGTTCGGGCTCACCGAACCCGACCACGGTTCGGACGCCACCTGGCTGGAGACCACCGCGGTGCGCGACGGCGACACCTGGGTGATCAACGGCACCAAACGGTTCAACACCGGCGTGCACCGCGCCAGCCACGACCTGATCTTCGCCCGCACCTCCGGTGAGCCCGGGTCGGCCACCGGGATCACCGCGTTTCTGGTGCCCACCGACGCCCCCGGTTTCAGCGTGCCGTTCTACTGGTGGACCTTCAACATGCCCAGCGACCACGGTGAGGTCGCGCTGCGCGACGTCGCCGTGCCGGCCGACGCGGTGCTCGGCGAGGTGGACCGCGGTCTGGAGGTCGCCCAGACCTTCCTGCACGAAAACCGGATCCGGCAGGCGGCCTCCAGCCTGGGCGCCGCCCAGTACTGCATCGACCGGGCCGCCGACTACGCCCGCGAGCGGGTGGTGTTCGGCAAACCGCTGGCCCGCAACCAGGCGGTGCAGTGGCCGCTGGCCGAGCTGGCCACCGAGGCGCAGATGGTGCGCCTGCTGGTGTACTACGCGGCCTGGCACCTCGACCGCGACCACCACCTGGAGGTCTCCGACAAGGTGGCGATGGCCAACTACCGGGCCAACCGACTGGTGTGCAACGCCGCCGACCAGGCCATGCAGACCTTCGGCGGGCTCGGCTACAGCCGCCACGAGCCCTTCGAGCACATCTACCGCCACCATCGCCGCTACCGCATCACCGAGGGCACCGAGGAGATCCAGATCCGCCGGGTGGCCCAGCGGCTGTTCGGTTTCGACAAGCGGCGCCGATGACCCGCGCCGACGAGCAGACCGAACACCTGCGCGCGGCGCTGCCGGGCGTGCTGGCCCCGACCCTCGGCGCCGTCGAGGTGAACGACCTGCGCGCGCTCTCCGGCGGGGCCAGCCGCAGCACCTGGGCGTTCGACGCGGTCGGCGCCGACGGCCGGCGCGCGCTGATCCTGCGCAGCGGCGCCGGCGACGATCTGCACGCCTCGATGGAGCTGGAGGCCGCCGTGCAGACCGCCGCCGCGGCCGCCGGGGCGCCGGTCCCGCAGATCCTGGCGGCCGACAACTCCCCGACCGCCCTGGGTGAGCCGTATCTGATCTGCGCGGCGGTGCCCGGCGAGACCATCGTGCGCCGGATCTTCCGCCAACTCGACGCCGCACCGCAGCAGGGCGGCACCGGTCGTCAACGGCTGTTGCGGCAGTGCGCCGAGGCGCTCGCGGCGATCCACCGCGCCGACACCGCCGCGCTCGGCGACCAAGCCCCCGACCCGCTGGCGCTGTGGCGCGCGGAGTTGGACGCGGTGACCCGTCCCGACGAGGCCACCGCCCCGTTCGAGTGGGTGTTTCGCTGGCTGGCCACACACCGCCCACCGGACGGGCCGGCCCGGCTGGTGCACGGGGACTTCCGGATGGGCAACCTCATCGTCGACGGCGCGCAGTTGACCGCCGTATTGGACTGGGAGTTGGTGCATCTGGGCCAACCCGCAGCCGATCTGGCCTGGTTCTGCATCCGGGCCTGGCGGTTCGGAGCCCCGGCGCACCAGGGTGCGGGCGGGCTCGGCAGCATCGAGGAGTTCCTCACCGCCTACGAGGCGGCCGGCGGCGCCCCGGTGGACCGAACGGCGTTCCACTGGTGGCTGGTCTTGGCCACCCTGCGCTGGGGCATCATCTGCCGCTACCAGGCCCACCGGCACCTCAGCGGGCGGGCCCGCTCGGTCGAGTTGGCCACGATCGGGCGTCGGGTGGCCGAAACCGAATGGGATCTTCTGACCCTGCTGCAGGAGGCGCACCGATGAGCGCGGGGCCCTACGGTCGGCCGACCGCCGCCGAACTGGTCGAGGCGGTGATCGAATTCCTCACCACCGAGGTGGCGGCGGCCACCACCGGCGCGGTCGCCTTCCACACCCGGGTGGCCGCCAACGCCCTGCGCATCGTGGAGCGCGAACTGCGCGAGGGAGCCGCCGGCGCCGACGCCGCGTCCGCGGCGCTGGGCGGGCTCGGATTCGATGAGGAGTCCGCGTTGGCCGCCGCGGTGCGCGCCGGGCACTTCGATGAGCGCGGTGAGGAACTCACCGCGGCGCTGCTCACCCTGGTGCGTCACCGGCTGGCGGTGGCCCACCCCGGCTACACCGACGACCAACCCGGCACGCACACCGAACACCGGCCACGATCGGCCCCGGGGCAGTAGCATTCCCCCCGTGCCCCCACCCGCCGCCGCGCCGCTGCGCGTCCTGGTCTACAGCGACGACGCGCGGACCCGCACGCAGGTGACCACGGCGCTGGGCACCCGGCTGCACCCGGATCTGCCCGAGCTGCGGTTCACCGAGGTGGCCACCGAACCGGTGGTAATCCGCGAGGTCGACGCCGGCGGCATCGACCTCGCCATCCTCGACGGGGAGGCCACCCCGGCCGGCGGCATGGGCATCGCCAAGCAGCTCAAAGACGAGGTCGACCCGTGCCCGCCGATCGTGGTGCTCACCGGCCGCCCCGACGATGCGTGGCTGGCGAAATGGTCGCGCGCCGAGCTCGCCGTCCCCCACCCGATCGACCCGATCACGCTCAGCGGCGCGGTGTTGGAGCTGCTGCGCGCGCGGTGAGCGGCACAACGCCACCGCCCCATCGACGATCTCCGGCGAAATCACTCGGCCCGGCCGCCACCGTGGCTAGGCTGTGGTGGAGTTCATAATCCGATCCCCGGGTGGCCCAGTCCACAAGCCCCCGGACTCGGGCTGAGCTCACCCACGATGCCCTGGAGGAGTGCTGCTGCGGGATGACCCTCTACACCCCGATCCTGGTTCTTGCGGCGCTGGCCGCGGCGTTCGCGGTGGTGTCGGTGGTCGCGGCCCGACTGGTGGGCCCGTCGCGCTACAACCGGGCGAAACTCGAGGCCTACGAGTGCGGCATCGAACCGGTCGACCAGCCGGTGGGCGTACCGCACGCCGCGTCGGGGCAGCGTTTTCCGATCAAGTACTACCTGACCGCGATGCTGTTCATCGTCTTCGACATCGAGATCGTCTTTCTCTATCCGTGGGCGGTCGCCTACGACCAACTGGGGGTGTTCGCGCTGGTCGAGATGACGCTGTTCGTCGCGGTGGTGTTCGCCGCCTACGCCTATGTGTGGCGCCGCGGCGGGCTGAGTTGGGACTGAGTCGGGCCCGAATCGACGCGGGTCCGGGGAACGAGGAGGAAGCAGATGGGCCTGGAGGAGCAACTGCCCAGCGGTCTGCTGCTGTCCACCGTGGAATCGCTGGCGGGATACTTCCGCACCGGTTCGCTGTGGCCGGCGACATTCGGGCTGGCGTGTTGCGCGATCGAGATGATGTCGACGATGGCGCCCGACTATGACCTGTCCCGCTTCGGCATGGAGGTGTTTCGGGCCTCGCCGCGCCAGGCCGACCTGATGATCGTGGCCGGCCGGGTCAGCCAGAAGATGGCACCGGTACTGCGCCAGATCTACGACCAGATGGTCGAGCCCAAGTGGGTGCTGTCGATGGGCGTGTGCGCCTCCTCCGGCGGGATGTTCAACAACTACGCGATCGTGCAGGGCGTCGACCACGTCGTCCCGGTCGATATCTATCTGCCGGGCTGCCCGCCGCGCCCGGAGATGTTGATGTACGCCATCCTCAAGCTCCACGAGAAGATCCGGGAGACGCCGTTGGGGGTCAACCGGGAACGCGCGATCGCCGAGACCGAACAGGCCGCGCTCTCCGCGCCGTCGACCTGGCAGATGAAGGGGTTGTTGCGGTGAGCGGCCCCGACGAGCACGGCACCGATCCTGCCCGGCCGCGCGGCGCCGAGAGCGGCGAGGTGATCGGGGTGCGCCGCGGCATGTTCGGCGCCTCCGGCACCCCGGATACGTCCGGCTACGGCAAGCTGGTCCAGGAGATCGAATTCCCCGGGCGCAGCCCGCGACCCTACGGCGGCTACTTCGATGAGGTGGTCGACGCCCTCGCCGAGGCCCTGCAGCGCAACGACGTCCATCTCGATGACGCCGTCGAGACGGTCGTCGTCTACCGCGGTGAGCTCACCCTCTACATCGTTCGTGAACACCTGGTGACGGTGGCTCGGCTGCTGCGCGACGAACCCGACCTGCGATTCGAGTTGAGCCTGGGCGTCTCCGGAGTGCACTACCCCGACGACCCCGACCGGGAACTGCACGCGGTGTATCCGTTGAAGTCGATCACCCACAACCGTCGTATCCAGCTGGAAGTCGTTGCCCCCGACAACGATCCCCATATCCCGTCGCTGTTCTCGGTCTACCCGACCTGCGACTGGCACGAGCGGGAGACCTACGACTTCTTCGGCATCGTCTTCGACGGCCATCCGTCGCTGACCCGCATCCAGATGCCCGACGACTGGCACGGCCACCCACAGCGCAAGGACTATCCGCTCGGTGGGATCCCGGTGGAGTACAAGGGGGCCCAGATCCCGCCGCCCGACCAGCGGAGGGCCTACACCTGATGTCGCGTCCCACCACCGACTCCACCCAGCCCGCCGGCGAGACCGTGCTCAGCGTCGGCGGACAGGACTGGGACGAGATCGTCGAGATCGCCCACTCCGCCGACCCCGGCGAGCGCATCGTGGTCAACATGGGTCCCCAGCACCCGTCCACCCACGGTGTGCTGCGGCTGATCCTGGAACTGGAGGGGGAGACGGTCACCGAGGCCCGCTGCGGCATCGGCTATCTGCACACCGGGATCGAGAAGAACCTCGAATACCGCTACTGGACCCAGGGGGTCACGTTCGTGACCCGGATGGATTACCTGTCACCGTTCTTCAACGAGGTGGCGTTCTGCCTGGGCGTGGAGAAGCTGCTCGGCATCACCGAGGAGATCCCCGAGCGGGTCAACGTGATCCGGGTGTTGATGATGGAGCTCAACCGGATCTCCTCACATCTGGTGGCGATCGCCACCGGCGGCATGGAACTGGGGGCGCTGAGCGCCATGCTCTACGGGTTCCGGGAGCGCGAACTGGTCCTCGACCTCTTCGAGACCATCACCGGGCTGCGGATGAACCACCAGTACATCCGGCCGGGCGGGGTCGTCCAGGATCTGCCCGAGGAGGCCTACCCCCAGATCCGGGAGTTCCTCACCCTGATGCCCCAGCGGCTCAAGGACATCGACGGGCTGCTCACCGAGAACTACATCTGGAAGGCCCGCACCAAAGGAGTCGGTTACCTCGACCTCGCCGGATGCATGGCCCTGGGCATCACCGGGCCGGTGCTGCGGTCCACCGGGCTGCCGCACGATCTGCGCCGCGCCGAACCCTACTGCGGCTACGACGATTACGAGTTCGACGTGATCACCGACGATGGCTGCGACGCCTACGGCCGCTATCTGATCCGGATCAAGGAGATGACCGAATCACTCAAGATCGTCGAACAATGCCTGGACAAGCTGCAGACCCTGGGGCCCGGGCCGGTGATGGTCGAGGACCGCAAGATCGCCTGGCCCGCCGACCTCACACTCGGCCCCGACGGGCTGGGCAACTCCCCCGAGCACATCGGCTGGATCATGGGCCACTCGATGGAGGGGCTGATTCATCACTTCAAACGGGTCACCGAGGACCTGTGGGTCCCGCCGGGCCAGTGCTACACCCCGGTGGAGTCCCCGCGCGGCGAACTCGGGGTGCACATGGTCTCCGACGGCGGCACCCGCCCGTACCGGGTGCACTACCGCGACCCGTCGTTCACCAACCTGCAGGCGGTGGCCGCGATGTGTGAGGGCGGGCTGGTCGCCGACGTGATCGCCGCCGTCGCCAGCATCGACCCGGTCATGGGCGGAGTCGACCGGTGAGCGCCGCCGGCGGGGCGCCCGCGAACAAGACCGGCCGCGGACGGCTGATGCCGCCGACGGCGGGAACCGGCGGTGAACGCGTCTTCGTACAGCTCGGCCCCCCGCCGACCGAGCCGAACCAGTTCAACCACCCCGACGCTCCCCGGACCTATCCGCCCGCGGTGCGGGAGCGGTTGGCCGCCGACGCGGCCGAGATCGTCGCCCGCTACCCGCAACCGAAGTCGGCGATCCTGTCGCTGCTGCACCTGGTCCAGGGCGAGGATTCCTACCTGACCCCCGCGGGGCTGGGGTTCGTCGCCGAGGTGCTGAACCTGACCGGCGCGGAGGTCGCCGCGGTCGCGTCGTTCTACTCGATGTACCGCCGCGCCCCCACCGGCGACTACCTGGTCGGGGTCTGCACCAACACGCTGTGCGCGGTGATGGGCGGCGACGCGATCCTGGAGTCCCTCAAAGAGCACCTCGGCGTCGACGACGAGGAGACCACCGCCGACGGCACGGTCACCCTGTGTCCCGTCGAATGCAATGCGGCCTGCGATTACGCCCCGGTCGTGATGGTCAACTGGGAGTTCTTCGACTACCAGAGCCCGCAGTCGGCGCGTGAGCTCGTCGACGCGTTGCGCGACGGCCGCCCGATACACCCCACCCGCGGCCAGCCGCTGCGCCGGTTCCGCGACGCCCAGCGCCAGCTCGCCGGCTTCCCCGACGAGCGCCCCGACGACGGCCAGGGCGGGCTCGGTGCGGCGACGATGGCCGGCCTGGCCGAGGCACGCCGTCGTGACATGGCCGCCCCACCGCCGTCGGCGGTCTCCGCAGAGGAGCGCCGATGGCATACCTGACCCCGCTGACCCCGGTGCTCAGCCGGCACTGGGACGAGCCCGAACCGTGGACGCTGCAGACCTACCGGCGCCACGACGGCTACCGCGGGCTGACCAACGCGTTGGCGATGGATCCCGACACCGTGATCGAGACGATCAAGCAATCCGGGTTGCGCGGACGCGGCGGAGCCGGTTTCTCCACCGGAACCAAGTGGTCGTTCGTCCCGCAAGACGGCGACGGTCCGGGAGCCAAACCGCACTATCTTCTGGTCAACGCCGACGAGTCCGAACCGGGCACCTGCAAGGACATGCCGCTGCTGTTGGCCGCCCCGCACACGCTGATCGAGGGGATCATCGTGTGCTGCTACGCGATCCGGGCGCAGCGCGCCTTCATCTACGTGCGCGGGGAGGTGCTGCCGATCCTGCGCCGGGTGCACGCCGCGGTGGCCGAGGCCTACGACGCCGGCTATCTCGGCGAGAACATCGGCGGCTCCGGGTTCAACCTGGACGTCACCGTGCACGCCGGGGCCGGCGCCTACATCTGCGGTGAGGAGACCGCGCTCATCGACTCGCTGGAGGGCAACCGCGGTCAGCCGCGGCTGCGCCCACCGTTCCCCGCGGTCGCCGGTCTCTACGGCTGCCCCACCGTGGTCAACAACGTCGAGTCGATCGCCAGCGTGCCCGCGATCATGCTCAACGGCGTCGACTGGTTCCGATCGATGGGCAGCGACAAATCCCCCGGGTTCACCTTGTACTCGCTGTCCGGGCACGTCACCCGCCCCGGCCAGTACGAGGCGCCGCTGGGCATCACGCTGCGCGAACTGCTCGAATACGCCGGCGGGGTGCGCAACGGGCATCGACTGAAATTCTGGACCCCGGGCGGCTCGTCGACGCCGCTGCTCACCGAGGAGCACCTCGACGTGCCGCTGGACTACGAGGGCATGACCTCGGCCGGGTCGATGCTGGGCACCAAGGCCCTGCAGATCTTCGACGAGACCACCTGCGTGGTGCGCGCCG
This sequence is a window from Mycolicibacillus parakoreensis. Protein-coding genes within it:
- a CDS encoding homogentisate 1,2-dioxygenase, yielding MESFVHLRKGTTPRRLHADLEGLKDDELGRGGFVGRTANLYRRHDPTAYRAEGPLRPVDVLTDQLGPTDAEDPAGTPLRLFHNADCQLSLSRRAAAMPFFIRYVDGDLLCFVHAGTGVLQTEFGPLPYRTGDWVYLPKATTWRQLPDAATTLLMIQATDEFRVPPAGPLGRHFPFDPSQVSIPDPAPCDDEPIAAGREDYPVRLVHDGGPTTLHYRHHPLDVEGWRGDNFAFTFNIADYNVITSDSVHLPPTVHLFMQATGVYVMNFLPKRAENVPGTERTPWYHRNVDYDEIAFFHGGSLNGIPMPPGLISHAPQGVHHGAPEAARERSRRKFDEYDRVDWQVIAVDTRRRLTPAPEILANDLGQHA
- a CDS encoding alpha/beta hydrolase codes for the protein MSTPVKHDYDRIPYLVAYQNTSGVRDVYGGIAELVVLESYLLKPTDHPSDTVLMFMHPIGGGAYLPMINALARAGHHVIYCNSRFRGTDSALQMEKVVQDLGEAIKDAKNRLGYTKVVLAGWSGGGSLSMFYQQQAHNPTVTASPSGDGPDLTRLGLIPADGIMLLAAHISRHGTLTEWLDASILDETDPTKRDPELDLYNPDNPNQPPYSEEFLTRYRAAQIARNRRITAWVKDKLAELKSAGRNDEEFGFVVHGTMADPRWLDPTVDPNERTPGTCYLGDPRVVNMSPIGLGRFCSLRSWLSQWSYDDANGDGIECGKDIAVPALVIGNLADDACTPSHTRRLYEGIAHQDKEIHEIPGANHYYAGPDQRDTLRQAVGIVTDWLTRHGFATDTAGSA
- a CDS encoding CaiB/BaiF CoA transferase family protein — its product is MSAPGALDGIRVLELGTLISGPFAGRLLGDMGAEVIKIELPGKPDPLRTWGQAERDGQHFFWTVHARNKKAATLDLRHPRGRRLFLQLVTESDVIVENFRPGTLERWDLGYDVLREHNRGIVLVRVSGYGQTGPDAGKAGYASVAEATSGLRHMNGFPGGPPPRLALSLGDSLAGMFAAQGALAALYRRTVTGAGQVVDVALTESCLAIQESTIPDYDVGGVVRGPSGTRLEGIAPSNIYRSADGSWVVIAANQDSVFARLCAAMGQPELADDPRFVDHGARGRHQDELDDIIGAWAAGRAPDDIIATLSDAGVIAGPINTVAEVVADPQLQARGMIADHFDDRLGRNVKGPGIMPLLSESPGAIRRAGSARPGQDNAEVFADLLGVAAEELESLRAEGVL
- a CDS encoding hydroxymethylglutaryl-CoA lyase, whose amino-acid sequence is MTTTATTTATTTATALPRRVTIREVALRDGLQNEKPVALSAKLDLLAAIAATGVTEVEATAFVSPSKVPAMADAAEMAEALTSFPDIAFSALVASPNGARRAIAAGLNDVQFVVAATDEFSRANVGRSSAEAVAQIAEITAIAHDADTTVEVIVATSWDCPFAGPTPPSRVVDIAAAAREAGVDRLAIADTIGTTSPRRVSTLIDALRPVIADLPLGAHFHNTRGAGLASAYAAVTAGVTRLDASVGGLGGCPFAPGATGNIATEDLVYLLRDSGVDTGIDLDAAIHAADVARRVVDHDLPSALLRAGDRRRE
- a CDS encoding TetR/AcrR family transcriptional regulator, with the protein product MPAPTLSTKGRQTRSALEQSARKLFAERGFHGTTLADITTAAGRSPAVFYRYFTDKEDLLAALAESFLHDVVAPSSLTVALPESPSDTEFFTATVTAYWNTFKQHIGIMIAVAQLAATQQRFAAVQNEFRRFGMDIVAASVRHAQTQGYGQDLDPEPTAAAIALLFENFTTVFAGSSSLGVSVSDAEAVTTLATIWKKTLYGG
- a CDS encoding acyl-CoA dehydrogenase family protein: MDFTLPDHLPALLAEMDTFIDTEIAPLQADHMQYFDHRREFARTDLDNGGTPARAWEDLLDEMRRRADRAGWLRYSLPSSLGGRDGTNLDMAVIREHLAHKGLGLHNDLQDESSIVGNFPQVIMMERFGTAAQRAQWSEALITGERSMAFGLTEPDHGSDATWLETTAVRDGDTWVINGTKRFNTGVHRASHDLIFARTSGEPGSATGITAFLVPTDAPGFSVPFYWWTFNMPSDHGEVALRDVAVPADAVLGEVDRGLEVAQTFLHENRIRQAASSLGAAQYCIDRAADYARERVVFGKPLARNQAVQWPLAELATEAQMVRLLVYYAAWHLDRDHHLEVSDKVAMANYRANRLVCNAADQAMQTFGGLGYSRHEPFEHIYRHHRRYRITEGTEEIQIRRVAQRLFGFDKRRR
- a CDS encoding phosphotransferase family protein; this encodes MTRADEQTEHLRAALPGVLAPTLGAVEVNDLRALSGGASRSTWAFDAVGADGRRALILRSGAGDDLHASMELEAAVQTAAAAAGAPVPQILAADNSPTALGEPYLICAAVPGETIVRRIFRQLDAAPQQGGTGRQRLLRQCAEALAAIHRADTAALGDQAPDPLALWRAELDAVTRPDEATAPFEWVFRWLATHRPPDGPARLVHGDFRMGNLIVDGAQLTAVLDWELVHLGQPAADLAWFCIRAWRFGAPAHQGAGGLGSIEEFLTAYEAAGGAPVDRTAFHWWLVLATLRWGIICRYQAHRHLSGRARSVELATIGRRVAETEWDLLTLLQEAHR